A single region of the Eublepharis macularius isolate TG4126 chromosome 14, MPM_Emac_v1.0, whole genome shotgun sequence genome encodes:
- the LOC129341898 gene encoding lipocalin-like — MKCLMFSAALAIVYWLDFGVGVPVKPDFDLQQFAGKWYAIAIVKTRGPPESILVLDHIVEPLPNGDMLMQAQIPSKDKCKEENIHLSHTDRAGIFTTEKERVLSVVEASYESYYILSIETPKNGVLQLFARKPDVPTMVENMYLSRAQSLGFKIKFIINFNTMDRCP, encoded by the exons ATGAAATGCCTGATGTTCAGTGCTGCGCTAGCCATTGTCTATTGGCTTGACTTTGGAGTTGGTGTTCCAGTAAAGCCAGATTTTGACCTCCAACAG TTTGCTGGGAAGTGGTATGCCATTGCAATAGTGAAGACTAGAGGACCACCTGAGAGCATCCTAGTCCTAGACCATATAGTGGAACCCTTACCAAATGGAGACATGCTTATGCAAGCACAGATACCTTC GAAGGACAAGTGCAAAGAGGAAAATATTCATTTGTCACATACTGATCGTGCTGGAATATTCACCACTG AAAAGGAGCGTGTCTTGAGTGTGGTGGAGGCAAGCTATGAAAGTTACTACATACTTTCCATTGAAACACCGAAAAATGGTGTTTTGCAGCTCTTTG CCAGGAAACCAGATGTGCCAACAATGGTGGAAAATATGTACCTGAGCCGTGCCCAATCCCTTGGATTTAAAATTAAGTTTATCATTAACTTCAACACTATGG ATCGGTGCCCTTAG